The DNA window CCGGGTGCGGAGATGCAGGACCAAGTGCCGGAAAAGGTGAAGGATGAGAGGCTGCAGCGGCTGCAGGCGCTTTTGGCGGAACAGCAGCATGCCTTCGCCAAGAGCCTCGTGGGCGGGGAGATCGATCTGTTGATCGAGAAGCCGGGACGTCAGGCGGGCCAATTCGTTGGCCGCTCCCCCTGGCTGCAGCCCGTGATTGTTGATGAAAGGGCCGGCCGAATCGGCGACATTGTCCGTGTGCGGATCACGCGTGCGGGCAGCCACAGCCTGTTTTGCGAGCCAATGCGGAACTTGAACGCGGACCCGATGGGGGCTGCAAAGGGGGAAAGCGTTTGAACGCCGGTACGGAGCTGAAGAACACGCCCTCCGGGGCGTCCGATATGGCGCATATCGTGCTCACTTTCGACAACAACAAGCTCGCCGGCGCGCTTTATGGCCCGTTCGACGAAAATCTCGCCCGCATCGAGCAGAAGCTCGGGGTCGATGTCCGCTCAAAGGGTAACCGGCTTTCCATCAAGGGCGAGTCGACGGCGGCCGAGCAGGCACGCCGCGCACTCGACTATCTCTACGGGCTCGTGCAGAGCGGGACGGAACTTTCGGCTTCCGAGGTAGACGGCGCCGTGCGTCTTGCCCAGGCGGCGGACGACCAGCTGAGCCTGCCCACGCTGGAGAGCAAGGGAAAGCTTGCTGCGGCGCAAATCTCGACACGCAAGCGCACGGTCCATGCGCGCTCCGCCAACCAGGACGCCTATATGCGTGCGCTGGAGCGTTCCGAGCTCGTTTTCGGCATCGGCCCAGCGGGCACGGGAAAGACCTTCCTGGCGGTCGCCTACGCGGCGATGCTGCTTGAGCGCGGCATGGTGGACCGCATCGTGCTCTCGCGCCCCGCCGTCGAGGCGGGCGAACGGCTCGGCTTTCTGCCCGGCGATATGCGCGAAAAGGTCGATCCCTATCTGCGCCCGCTTTACGACGCGCTCTATGACATGATGCCGGCAGACAAGGTGGAGCGCGCTCTCGCCGCGGACGTGATCGAGATCGCGCCGCTCGCCTTCATGCGCGGACGCACGCTCTCAAACGCCGTGGTGATCCTGGACGAGGCGCAGAACACCACGCCCATGCAGATGAAGATGTTCCTGACGCGCCTAGGCGAGAACGGGCGCATGATCGTCACCGGCGATCCCAGCCAGATCGACCTGCCGCCCAACACGAAGTCCGGACTCGTGGAGGCGCTCGACATTCTCCGGGACGTGCCGGGGATCGTGACCGTCCGTTTCAACGAGAAGGACGTGGTACGCCATGCGCTGGTGGCGGCGATCGTCGATGCCTATGATCGGAAGACTGGCGGCCCGAAAAGATCGGCCACGGGCGAGTGATGGCCGCGGGTGCGGGGGGTTCTCGGGCCATCGCCGTCGATTGTGCCGTCGAGACGCCAGGTTGGCCGCCGGAAGAGGTGCTGCAGCAGATTGCGGAACGTGCGATTGCGGCGGCTGCGGCCCGGATAGGCCGGACGGGCGACGAAACACTGACGATCCTTTTCACAGACGATGCCGAGATGCGGGCGCTCAATGCCCGTTTCCGCGGCAAGGACAAGCCGACCAATGTTCTTTCCTTCCCGGCAATCGGGGGCACGGCCCCTCCGGGAACGCCGCGTCATCTGGGCGACATCGCACTGGGCTATGAAAAGGTGACGGGCGAGGCGCGGGCCGAAGGTAAGCTGCTCGAGCATCATCTCGCGCATCTCGTCGTCCATGGCTATCTGCACCTTCTGGGCTATGACCACGAAATGCCGGAAGAGGCGGAGGAGATGGAGCAGCTTGAAAGGGAAATCCTGGAAAGCCTTGCCATTGGCGATCCCTACGCCTAACTTTGCTGTAGCAACGACTGAAAGACGATGACTGAAGCTACCATGATCGCCCCCGGCGGTGTGCCGGAGAGCGCAGCTGTTTCCCCCGAGGAGGGGGAAGAGGGCTCTAGTAAACCTCCGCGACGCCACAAAAGCCGCCCCTCGCTGCTCACTCGGATTGCGGGCTTTTTCCGCACACGCGGCAATTCCACCCTGCAGAACGATCTGGCCGAGGCTTTTGCGGAACACACGACCGACGCCGCACCGCTTTCGCTGGGCGAGCGTGCGATGGTCGACAACATCCTGCGGCTGCGAGAACTCCGGGTGGAGGACGTGATGGTGCCGCGCGCCGACATTGAGGCAGTGGAACTATCCACCACACTTGGGGATCTTCTCAACCAGTTCGAGCGCGGCGCGCACTCGCGCATGCCCGTTTATGTGGAAAGCCTCGACGATCCGCGCGGCATGGTGCACATCCGTGATGTGGTGGCCCACCTGATCCGGGCGGCGAGGCAGAAGAACGGCCGCAGCCGCAAGCCTTTGCCCGCCAATCCGCAACTTTCGCTTGGCAATGTCGATCTCAATCGCACGATCGGCGATCTCGATATCATACGCCCCCTCCTCTTCGTTCCGCCCTCGATGCTCGCCTCGGACCTCATGGCGCGCATGCAGGCGGCCCGAATACAGATGGCGCTCGTCATCGACGAATATGGCGGAACGGATGGACTCGTCTCACTCGAAGACATCGTCGAGATGGTTATCGGCGATATCGAGGACGAGCACGACGAAGACGAACCAATGATCGAGAAGGCCGGCGACGGTATCTTCCTGGTCGATGCGCGCGCGGAGATCGAGGACGTCGCCGAGGCGATCGGCGACGGCTTCCGCGCTGGCGAGCATGCGGAGGACGTGGACACCATCGGGGGCATGATCTTCAATGCGCTCGGCCGTGTGCCGGCGCGCGGCGAAGTGGTGCAGGCGATCCCGGGTTTCGAGTTCCACGTGCTCGACGCCGACCCGCGCCGTGTCAAAAGAGTGCGCATCGTGCAAGGCCGGACGGCCGAACGCCGCCGTCGTATCATCAGATCGCCGGAAATCCCCGGCGTTTAACGCCTTCTCACAGTCGAGTGCGCCCGTGATCAACTGGATCGCGGGCGGCACGGATTCAGGGTCGTCCTGCTGTGCGTCAGATTGCCGCGGCTATTGGCTTATTCCCTGCGCTGTGACGGAAAAAGAAAACGCAAACAAAAACTTATGCGCGCATAATCGCCCGCGAGGTAATTCCCGCTCCACTTGATCAAGGGGCGGGCTCCCGGTTGGCAAGCCGACCGGTAAAATGCCCGACGCGATTCTTGAACCGAACTCCGATAACGGATCATTTCTTCTTGTCCTGCGGCCTCCCAAAGGATGAAGCGTTTCGCGGCGGTGAAGAGGTCCATGCCATATCAAGAAACGTAGGCCCTCCCACAAAAAGCACCGCCTGAAATCCTTCCTCGGCGGCAGCCTGCACGGCACTGGATGCCGCAGAGCGCGGCATATCCATAACGAGCGCAAAGATCGTTCCCCTTAGCGTGAAACACATATCGGCAGGAAGACGACAAACCCATTCCACGGCCGCGCTCGACGAGAGCCTGCTACTTCCCGCTATCACGAAACGTGGTGCTCCAGTGTGGGGCGAAGTTGGGAAAAACGTCGCCCGAGGCCTTACATTTCTGATAATTTGGGCATATTCCCTCTAGTGTTAAGCATATGGGTAAGCATACTGACCCTTGAATTGACATCGGTCGACAGGCTTACGCATATGAACAGGCCGACTATTCGCGCAAAGCTGGGGAGACCCGGCAGAGGGGGGCGTGGACCTCGTCGGTTTCGTTGTCAACTGTCCCGAGCGGCGAGGGATGAATGAGTATTAACAAAAAGAGGCCGAACCCCATTGATGTTCATGTCGGCAGCAGAATCCGGCTCCGCAGGAACATGCTAGGGGTCAGCCAGGAGAAGCTGGGCGAAAGCCTGGGCATAACTTTTCAGCAAATTCAGAAATACGAGAAGGGGACAAACCGTGTCGGCGCAAGTCGCCTGCAAGCGATTGCATCGATCCTGAACGCTCCGGTTTCCTTCTTCTTCGAGGGGGCGCCCAGCGACGACAAGGAAGGAGGGGCGGGCTTCAGCGAGGAAGGCTCGACCTATGTCGCTGATTTCTTGAGCAGTTCGGAGGGAATTCAGCTCAACCGCGCCTTCGTCAGGATTGCCGACCCGAAAGTGCGGCGCAGGGTCCTGGATCTCGTGAAGGCGCTCGCGGCGGATACCGCCGCATCTGACTGAGTAAGTTTTCTTGACCGGTTAACTGGCGGTGGCTAACTAGATGCCGCCAGTCGCCGGCATGCGCCGGCTTTTCTCAGAGGGGTTACCCGTGGCGCGCAGAAGCTATCTCTTCACAAGTGAATCCGTTTCCGAAGGCCATCCGGACAAGGTCTGTGACCGAATTTCGGACGAGATCGTCGATCTGGTCTATCGCGAAGCAAAAAAGGAAGGCATGGACCCGTGGAAGGTCCGTGTCGCCTGCGAAACGCTTGCCACCACCAATCGCGTTATCATTGCCGGCGAGGTCCGTGTACCGGAAAGCCTGTTGAAACGCGGCAAGGAAGGCAACGTCCAGATGGACGGCCGGGGACACCCCGTCGTCAATCCCTCCAAGTTCCGCGCAGCCGCACGGCGCGCCATCCGTTCCATCGGCTATGAGCAGGACGGCTTCCACTGGAAGACTGTGAAAATCGACGTCCTGCTTCACGCTCAGTCTCCCGATATCGGCCAGGGCGTGGACAGCGCCGCCGACCGGCAGGGCGAGGAAGGTGCGGGCGACCAGGGAATCATGTTCGGCTATGCCTGCCGCGAGACACCGGATCTCATGCCGGCACCGATCTATTATGCTCACCGCATCCTGCAGACTCTCGCCGAGGCGCGCAAGGAGGGCAGCGGAGACGTCGCCAGGCTCGGGCCCGACGCCAAGAGCCAAGTTACGGTGCGCTATATCGACGGCAAGCCCTCTGCCGCCACCGAAATCGTGCTCTCCACTCAACATCTTGATCCCACCTGGGACAACAAGAAAGTGCGCGAAGTCGTCGAACCCTATATCCGCCAGGCACTCTCGGATGGTGGTTTGGCGATTGCCGACGACTGCCGCTGGTACATCAACCCCACCGGCAAGTTCGTGATAGGCGGACCGGATGGTGATGCGGGCGTGACCGGCCGCAAGATCATCGTCGACACCTACGGCGGAGCCGCGCCCCATGGCGGCGGTGCGTTCTCGGGCAAAGACACGACCAAGGTGGACCGCTCCGCGGCTTATGCCGCGCGTTATCTCGCCAAGAACGTTGTGGCGGCGGGGCTTGCAGACCGTTGTACGATCCAGCTTTCCTACGCCATCGGCGTGGCGCAGCCGCTTTCGGTCTACGTGGACCTGCACGGCACAGGCCGAGTATCGGAGGAGGAGGTCGAGCTTGCCATCCGGCAGGTGATGGATCTCTCGCCGACCGGCATCAGGCGCCATCTGGACCTGAACAAGCCGATCTATGCCAAGACCGCTGCCTATGGCCATTTCGGCCGCAAGCCCGGTGGACGCGACGGCTCCTTTTCCTGGGAGCGCATGGATCTGGCGAAGGTCCTGAAGCAGGCGCTTGCAACTGCCGCCTGAGACGATTGCAAACCCTATGGCCGAAAGCCATCCGGAGCGATCGACCGAGGCCTTTTTCGGGCGCAGACGCGGCAAGCGTCTGCGCCCTCAGCAATCGGCCGCACTGGAAACACTTCTACCCCGCCTTCGGATAGAACTGGATTCGCCGGCTCCGAACGATTCTGGCGACCTCTTTCGTGAACGCGTTCAGGAAGTCCGTCTTGAAATCGGCTTTGGCGGCGGAGAGCACCTCCTCACCGAGGTCCAGCGCCATCCCGAGATCGGCTTCATAGGCGTAGAGCCGTTCGTCAACGGCATGGCGAAGCTCACCTCGGCTCTCGAAGGCAATATGCCTCCCAATCTGCGCCTTTACGACGACGACGCCACACAGCTCCTCGACTGGCTGCCGGGCGCCTCGGTCTGGCGGATTGATCTTCTTTACCCAGATCCCTGGCCGAAAAAGCGCCACTGGAAGCGACGCTTCGTCAATCAGGCCAATCTCGACCGGTTTGCACGGGTTATGCGTCCGGGCGGGCTGTTTCGCTTTGCCTCGGACATTGAAAGCTATGTGAACTGGACTCTTCTCGCCTGCCGTGCTCATCCCGCTTTCGCTTGGGTGGCAGGGAGCGCGGAGGATTGGCACACACCCTATAAGGGCTGGCCCGGAACACGTTACGAGGCGAAAGCCATCCGCGAAGGCCGACGCCCGACCTATCTGACCTTCGCCCGCGTCTAAGGGACATCTTGCAGGCGAGTGGAACTACTTGCCGTCGCACAAGCACAGCCAAACAAAAATATGGCACGGCTCCCGTCAATCGGAACGGGAACCGCGCATGGGGACTGGCCGGGGAAGAACTTCTAACGCAGCTTGATTTCGCGGAAGCCAGCCGGATCGATGCCGAGCTTGATGAGGTCGGCGGTCCTCGGCTGCACCCGGTTGCGCACGGCGGTCGAAACCCGCACGGCGCTGTCCATCATCTCGAAAAAACCACCAATCCCGCTGACGATATTGCGCGCACGCATCTCAAGTTCTCCATTCTTCTCTATCGCAGCGAAGATAAGCGTTCCGATAATCTCGAGTTAGGG is part of the Chelativorans sp. AA-79 genome and encodes:
- the metK gene encoding methionine adenosyltransferase, translated to MARRSYLFTSESVSEGHPDKVCDRISDEIVDLVYREAKKEGMDPWKVRVACETLATTNRVIIAGEVRVPESLLKRGKEGNVQMDGRGHPVVNPSKFRAAARRAIRSIGYEQDGFHWKTVKIDVLLHAQSPDIGQGVDSAADRQGEEGAGDQGIMFGYACRETPDLMPAPIYYAHRILQTLAEARKEGSGDVARLGPDAKSQVTVRYIDGKPSAATEIVLSTQHLDPTWDNKKVREVVEPYIRQALSDGGLAIADDCRWYINPTGKFVIGGPDGDAGVTGRKIIVDTYGGAAPHGGGAFSGKDTTKVDRSAAYAARYLAKNVVAAGLADRCTIQLSYAIGVAQPLSVYVDLHGTGRVSEEEVELAIRQVMDLSPTGIRRHLDLNKPIYAKTAAYGHFGRKPGGRDGSFSWERMDLAKVLKQALATAA
- a CDS encoding helix-turn-helix domain-containing protein; this translates as MSINKKRPNPIDVHVGSRIRLRRNMLGVSQEKLGESLGITFQQIQKYEKGTNRVGASRLQAIASILNAPVSFFFEGAPSDDKEGGAGFSEEGSTYVADFLSSSEGIQLNRAFVRIADPKVRRRVLDLVKALAADTAASD
- a CDS encoding tRNA (guanosine(46)-N(7))-methyltransferase TrmB, giving the protein MAESHPERSTEAFFGRRRGKRLRPQQSAALETLLPRLRIELDSPAPNDSGDLFRERVQEVRLEIGFGGGEHLLTEVQRHPEIGFIGVEPFVNGMAKLTSALEGNMPPNLRLYDDDATQLLDWLPGASVWRIDLLYPDPWPKKRHWKRRFVNQANLDRFARVMRPGGLFRFASDIESYVNWTLLACRAHPAFAWVAGSAEDWHTPYKGWPGTRYEAKAIREGRRPTYLTFARV
- a CDS encoding PhoH family protein, whose amino-acid sequence is MNAGTELKNTPSGASDMAHIVLTFDNNKLAGALYGPFDENLARIEQKLGVDVRSKGNRLSIKGESTAAEQARRALDYLYGLVQSGTELSASEVDGAVRLAQAADDQLSLPTLESKGKLAAAQISTRKRTVHARSANQDAYMRALERSELVFGIGPAGTGKTFLAVAYAAMLLERGMVDRIVLSRPAVEAGERLGFLPGDMREKVDPYLRPLYDALYDMMPADKVERALAADVIEIAPLAFMRGRTLSNAVVILDEAQNTTPMQMKMFLTRLGENGRMIVTGDPSQIDLPPNTKSGLVEALDILRDVPGIVTVRFNEKDVVRHALVAAIVDAYDRKTGGPKRSATGE
- a CDS encoding hemolysin family protein; this translates as MTEATMIAPGGVPESAAVSPEEGEEGSSKPPRRHKSRPSLLTRIAGFFRTRGNSTLQNDLAEAFAEHTTDAAPLSLGERAMVDNILRLRELRVEDVMVPRADIEAVELSTTLGDLLNQFERGAHSRMPVYVESLDDPRGMVHIRDVVAHLIRAARQKNGRSRKPLPANPQLSLGNVDLNRTIGDLDIIRPLLFVPPSMLASDLMARMQAARIQMALVIDEYGGTDGLVSLEDIVEMVIGDIEDEHDEDEPMIEKAGDGIFLVDARAEIEDVAEAIGDGFRAGEHAEDVDTIGGMIFNALGRVPARGEVVQAIPGFEFHVLDADPRRVKRVRIVQGRTAERRRRIIRSPEIPGV
- the ybeY gene encoding rRNA maturation RNase YbeY: MAAGAGGSRAIAVDCAVETPGWPPEEVLQQIAERAIAAAAARIGRTGDETLTILFTDDAEMRALNARFRGKDKPTNVLSFPAIGGTAPPGTPRHLGDIALGYEKVTGEARAEGKLLEHHLAHLVVHGYLHLLGYDHEMPEEAEEMEQLEREILESLAIGDPYA